From Phragmites australis chromosome 5, lpPhrAust1.1, whole genome shotgun sequence, a single genomic window includes:
- the LOC133917856 gene encoding uncharacterized protein LOC133917856 — translation METPSPPPTPATPWPPSPPHLPPLDHGNYLATTISGHSMAPLAATDSGYSTHLTPSSDNEEVAPAPERLDGVQSDPGVEGSLSNNLDWECFLEEQAPKRHRHMEKEEEEDKEKEHKDEDEEEEDSEEEHDDDEKDEDEDNEEDADG, via the exons ATGGAAACTCCCTCGCCACCACCAACTCCGGCCACTCCATGGCCCCCCTCGCCGCCCCATCTCCCCCCTCTCGACCATGGAAACTACCTCGCCACCACCATCTCTGGCCACTCTATGGCCCCCCTCGCCGCCACCGACTCTGGCTACTCCACCCACCTCACGCCTTCTTCAGACAATGAAGag GTAGCTCCAGCACCGGAGAGATTGGATGGGGTGCAGTCCGACCCTGGAGTGGAAGGATCCTTGTCCAATAACTTAGACTGGGAATGCTTCCTTGAAGAGCAAGCACCAAAGAGGCATCGGCAcatggagaaggaggaggaggaggataaaGAGAAGGAGCATaaggatgaggacgaggaggaagaggatagCGAGGAGgagcatgatgatgatgagaaaGATGAGGACGAGGACAACGAGGAGGACGCGGATGGCTAG